One segment of Triticum aestivum cultivar Chinese Spring chromosome 2A, IWGSC CS RefSeq v2.1, whole genome shotgun sequence DNA contains the following:
- the LOC123188911 gene encoding amino acid permease 6: MGMEKGKADPATFSIAEAGFGDRTDIDDDGRERRTGTLVTASAHIITAVIGSGVLSLAWAIAQLGWVIGPAVLVAFSVITWFCSSLLADCYRSPDPVHGKRNYTYGQAVRANLGVSKYRLCSLAQYVNLVGVTIGYTITTAISMGAIGRSNCFHRNGHNAACEASNTTNMIIFAAIQILLSQLPNFHKIWWLSIVAAVMSLAYSSIGLGLSIAKIAGGVHAKTALTGVTVGVDVSASEKIWRTFQSLGDIAFAYSYSNVLIEIQDTLRSSPAENKVMKKASLIGVSTTTTFYMLCGVLGYAAFGSSAPGNFLTGFGFYEPFWLVDIGNVCIVVHLVGAYQVFCQPIYQFVEGWARSRWPDSNFLHAERVLRLPAVLGGGEFPVSPLRLVWRTAYVVLTAVVAMLFPFFNDFLGLIGAVSFWPLTVYFPVEMYMAQAKVRRFSPTWTWMNVLSVACLVVSVLAAAGSVQGLIKDVAGYKPFKVS, translated from the exons ATGGGGATGGAGAAGGGCAAGGCTGACCCTGCCACCTTCAGCATCGCTGAGGCCGGCTTTGGAGACCGGACGGACATCGACGACGACGGACGCGAGAGGCGTACCG GTACGCTGGTGACGGCGAGCGCCCACATCATCACGGCGGTCATCGGGTCCGGGGTGCTGTCGCTGGCGTGGGCCATCGCGCAGCTCGGGTGGGTCATCGGCCCCGCCGTGCTCGTCGCCTTCTCCGTCATCACCTGGTTCTGCTCCAGCCTACTGGCCGACTGCTACCGCTCACCGGACCCCGTCCACGGCAAGCGCAACTACACCTACGGCCAGGCCGTCAGGGCCAACCTAG GAGTTAGCAAATACAGGCTCTGCTCTCTGGCCCAATACGTCAACTTGGTTGGCGTCACCATTGGCTACACCATCACCACGGCCATCAGCATGGG GGCGATCGGACGGTCGAATTGCTTCCACCGCAATGGCCACAATGCGGCCTGCGAGGCATCCAACACCACCAACATGATTATATTTGCTGCCATCCAAATCTTGCTCTCGCAACTCCCCAACTTCCACAAGATCTGGTGGCTCTCCATTGTTGCCGCCGTCATGTCCCTCGCCTACTCCTCCATTGGTCTCGGCCTCTCCATAGCAAAAATCGCAG GTGGGGTGCATGCCAAGACAGCGCTAACAGGGGTGACCGTTGGGGTGGATGTATCCGCGAGTGAGAAAATTTGGAGGACGTTCCAGTCTCTTGGGGACATCGCCTTTGCATACTCCTACTCCAATGTGCTCATCGAAATCCAG GACACGCTGCGGTCGAGCCCGGCAGAGAACAAGGTGATGAAGAAGGCGTCCTTGATCGGTGTTTCCACGACCACCACGTTCTACATGCTGTGCGGGGTGCTGGGCTACGCGGCGTTCGGCAGCAGCGCCCCGGGTAACTTCCTCACGGGCTTCGGCTTCTACGAGCCCTTCTGGCTCGTCGACATCGGCAACGTTTGCATCGTCGTGCACCTCGTTGGCGCCTACCAGGTCTTCTGCCAGCCCATCTACCAATTCGTCGAGGGCTGGGCGCGCTCCCGGTGGCCCGACAGCAACTTCCTCCATGCCGAGCGCGTGTTGCGCCTTCCGGCCGTTCTCGGAGGCGGAGAGTTCCCGGTTAGCCCGTTACGCCTGGTCTGGCGAACGGCGTACGTGGTTctcacggcggtggtggccatgctgTTCCCCTTCTTCAACGACTTCCTTGGCCTCATTGGCGCCGTCTCGTTTTGGCCGCTCACCGTCTACTTCCCCGTTGAGATGTACATGGCACAAGCCAAAGTGCGCCGGTTCTCGCCGACGTGGACGTGGATGAACGTGCTTAGCGTCGCGTGCCTTGTCGTCTCTGTCCTCGCCGCAGCTGGTTCTGTGCAGGGGCTCATCAAGGACGTCGCAGGGTACAAGCCATTCAAGGTCTCCTAA